In one window of Pecten maximus unplaced genomic scaffold, xPecMax1.1, whole genome shotgun sequence DNA:
- the LOC117318932 gene encoding uncharacterized protein YnzH-like, whose product MITEDIMITEDIMITGHYDNRGHYDNRGHYDNRGHYDRHYDNRGHYDNRGHYDNRGYYDNRGHYDNRGHYDNRGHYL is encoded by the exons ATGATAACAGAGGACATTATGATAACAGAGGACATTATGATAACAGGACATTATGATAACAGAGGACATTATGATAACAGAGGACATTATGATAATAGAGGACATTATGATA GACATTATGATAACAGAGGACATTATGATAACAGAGGACATTATGATAACAGAGGATATTATGATAACAGAGGACATTATGATAATAGAGGACATTATGATAACAGAGGACATTATCTGTAG